The following are from one region of the Etheostoma spectabile isolate EspeVRDwgs_2016 chromosome 15, UIUC_Espe_1.0, whole genome shotgun sequence genome:
- the tom1l2a gene encoding TOM1-like protein 2 isoform X7: protein MEFLLGNPYSTPVGQCIERATDGGLQNEDWTLNMEICDIVNETDEGPKDAMRALKKRLGGNKNYREVMLALTVLETCVKNCGHRFHIQVANRDFIDGVLVKIISPKNNPPTIVQDKVLSLIQAWADAFRSSPDLTGVVHIYEELKRKGIEFPMADLDALSPIHTPQRVTPEVDPAMIKYLAPGSPAAGSPKPTLTPTLTPTLTPTLTPASATPVSHMPSPITATPEQIAQLRSELDVVRGNTKVMSEMLTEMVPGQEDASDLELLQELNRTCRAMQQRVVELISRVSNEEVTEELLHVNDDLNNIFLRYERYERYRSGRALQNKGLMEMLNEATEDNLIDLGPGSPAVVSPRISSSPPVHFTAGATASPAHNPTTASLSSALAVIDVASDGASSTLSSVPGRNQDDFDMFAQTRTSSLADQRKNVKYEDPQTLGGLASALDVRQQNTGGVLFCC, encoded by the exons ATGGAGTTCTTACTTGGAAATCCGTACAGCACTCCCGTGGGCCAATGCATAG AAAGGGCCACAGATGGGGGCCTACAGAATGAGGACTGGACCCTCAACATGGAGATCTGTGATATAGTAAATGAGACGGACGAGGG GCCAAAAGATGCCATGCGGGCACTGAAGAAGAGACTTGGTGGCAACAAGAACTACAGAGAAGTGATGCTGGCACTAACA GTATTGGAGACATGTGTAAAGAACTGCGGTCACAGGTTTCATATCCAGGTGGCCAACAGAGATTTCATCGATGGTGTGTTGGTCAAAATCATCTCCCCCAAAAACAATCCTCCAACCATCGTACAAGACAAGGTGCTGTCGCTTATACAG GCCTGGGCTGATGCCTTCAGGAGTAGCCCTGATCTAACTGGTGTGGTCCACATTTATGAGGAACTCAAGAGGAAAGGCATTGAGTTTCCAATGGCAGACCTGGATGCATTGTCTCCCATCCACACACCACAGAGg gtTACACCAGAGGTGGACCCAGCCATGATCAAGTACTTAGCCCCTGGCTCACCTGCCGCTGGGAGTCCTAAACCTACCCTGACCCCAACCTTGACCCCAACCCTGACCCCAACCCTGACCCCTGCCTCTGCCACACCGGTCTCCCACATGCCCAGCCCCATCACAGCAACCCCTGAACAG ATTGCCCAGCTGCGCAGTGAGCTGGACGTAGTGAGAGGAAACACCAAAGTGATGTCAGAGATGCTAACGGAGATGGTCCCTGGGCAGGAAGACGCCTCTGACCTGGAACTGCTTCAG GAGCTGAACAGAACATGCAGGGCTATGCAGCAGAGAGTGGTTGAGCTGATTTCGCGCGTCTCTAACGAAGAAGTGACAGAGGAACTGCTACATGTCAATGACGACCTAAACAACATTTTCCTCCGATATGAGAG GTACGAGAGGTACAGGTCGGGTAGAGCCTTACAGAACAAAGGG CTGATGGAG ATGTTGAATGAGGCCACAGAGGACAACCTGATAGACCTGGGCCCGGGCTCCCCTGCTGTGGTCTCACCCAGGATCAGCTCCAGCCCTCCAGTCCACTTCACCGCAGGGGCCACTGCCTCGCCAGCCCACAACCCCACTACAGCCTCGCTATCATCTGCACTAGCTGTTATTG ATGTAGCTTCAGACGGCGCGAGCAGTACTCTGTCCTCTGTACCAGGCCGCAACCAGGATGATTTTGACATGTTTGCCCAGACCAGGACCAGCTCTCTGGCAGATCAGCGCAAAAA TGTAAAGTATGAGGACCCTCAGACTCTGGGCGGCCTGGCCTCAGCTTTGGATGTGAGACAACAGAACACAGGAGGG GTGTTGTTCTGTTGTTGA